From Candidatus Binatia bacterium, one genomic window encodes:
- a CDS encoding extracellular solute-binding protein produces MAAAKKEGTVTVIGPQGNETRDALSIGFQKKYPEIKVELLSMAGNQIAPKLLNELAAAKYTTDVVITGTTTALESLVPGKAVVPIRPVLGGPNTRDLGKWKGGKLLFSDDAQTYNLIFSAYVKAPFIYNTSLVSAGDFKSWRDLLEPKWQGKIALKDPLSAGGGLGNSTLWYTHESLGKDFIRKLLTQKDLVMPRDDRQMLDFAARGKYPIAIGPSDVLTNEFIARGLPLKHLHPETLKEGTYITAGNGSLVIVRNAPHPNALRVYVDYLLSAEGQLHWSKAARFASLRQDVPKDHVQDILVPKEGMPYPDISTERYVNLREEIIQFIKTIVPR; encoded by the coding sequence AAAAGGAGGGCACGGTTACCGTGATCGGCCCCCAGGGAAACGAGACGCGGGACGCGCTCAGCATAGGATTTCAAAAAAAATATCCTGAGATCAAAGTGGAGTTGCTCAGTATGGCCGGCAACCAGATCGCGCCGAAATTGCTCAACGAGCTTGCCGCGGCGAAGTATACCACCGACGTTGTCATTACGGGCACGACGACGGCTCTTGAAAGCCTCGTGCCGGGAAAAGCGGTCGTCCCGATCCGGCCGGTTCTCGGAGGACCGAATACCCGGGACCTCGGCAAGTGGAAAGGAGGAAAACTACTCTTTTCCGATGACGCGCAAACTTACAATCTAATTTTCAGTGCATACGTCAAGGCGCCGTTTATTTACAACACGAGCCTGGTTTCTGCGGGCGATTTCAAGTCATGGAGAGACCTTCTGGAACCGAAATGGCAGGGGAAAATTGCGCTGAAAGATCCCCTGAGCGCGGGCGGAGGCCTGGGCAACTCGACGCTCTGGTACACGCATGAAAGTCTCGGCAAAGATTTCATCCGCAAGCTCTTGACGCAGAAGGATCTGGTGATGCCGCGAGACGACCGGCAGATGCTGGATTTCGCCGCGCGCGGGAAATATCCAATCGCGATCGGGCCGAGCGACGTTCTGACCAACGAGTTCATTGCGCGCGGGCTGCCGCTCAAGCATCTGCACCCGGAGACCTTGAAGGAAGGCACGTACATCACCGCGGGAAACGGGAGCCTGGTGATCGTGCGCAACGCGCCGCATCCGAATGCTTTGCGCGTTTACGTCGACTACCTGCTTTCAGCCGAGGGACAGCTCCATTGGAGCAAGGCTGCGCGCTTCGCGAGCCTGCGCCAGGACGTTCCTAAAGATCACGTCCAGGATATCCTCGTGCCCAAGGAGGGCATGCCGTACCCGGACATCTCGACCGAGCGCTATGTGAATTTGCGCGAAGAGATCATTCAATTTATTAAGACGATCGTGCCGCGATGA